In the Prochlorococcus marinus str. MIT 9312 genome, ATGACAAATTTAAATGTAATTTCGAAAACGAAAGAAGTAACGAGGTTAAATTAGTTGCTAGTAATTTAGAAGCAATTTTAAAATCTAGTACTTATAAACTTGCTCACGAAGATATTGAATTATTGAATACTGATGAAATGCGAGGAGTGAGGATGCTCCTTGAAATTACAAAGCCCGAACAAGTTATTGAAAAAGAAAATATAATTTCAACTGTTATTGTTTTTGGAGGAGTCCACATATCAGAAGAAATTACCTCAAAAAGAAGGCTAGATGATGCAGAACAACTTCTTTCAAGTAATCCTAAATCTAAATCTTCCAAGATAAATATCGAGAGATTAAAAAATTTGCACTCCCTCTCACATTATTATTCTGCAGCAAGAGAATTATCTAAATTAATCTCACTGGATAGCAAAACAAAAAATCCTCATTCTCATGTAATAGTCACTGGCGGCGGACCTGGGATTATGGAAGCAGCTAATAGGGGAGCATTTGATGCTGGATGTAAATCGATTGGATTAAATATAAGCCTGCCCAATGAGCAACACCCTAATTCTTTTATTACTCCAGGATTATGTTTTAAATTTAATTATTTTGCCATGAGGAAATTTCATTTTGTTATGAGATCTGCTGCTGCAGTTTTTTTTCCTGGAGGATTTGGAACTCTAGATGAATTATTTGAATTATTAACATTAAGACAAACTGGGATGAAGAAGAATATTCCAATAATTTTATTTGGCAGAAGCCACTGGGAAAAGGTAATTAATTTTCAATTCCTATCTGATATGGGCTTAATTGGAGAAAATGATTTATCTATTTTTCAATACGCTGATACAGCAAAGGAAGCTTGGAATTTAATAAAAAATTTTTCATAATCAACTTTTTATATAAAAAATGGCCAAAAGCATCAAATAAATAACTCAATCAAAAAAGCTTTTCATAAACTAACTAGGGAAATCTATTATATTAAGTATTTTCTACGATGTTTTTATTTGAGATTCTAATTTGAATTAGTATAGTTATAGAGCTTCGTATGGAAAAATCATTTCTTAATTTCATTTATTGGATCTTAGTAAAGTCAGCTGAAAGTTACTACGGCGACTCAATCAACACAAAAACTCCATACACTCCTTATTTTTAGATTTAATGAAGTTTATCTTTTAGTATAAAGAATATACTTTCAGCTTTATTAATTTTAGATCTAGCTTCTTCTTACCCAATCAGGAGATCCACTAAACCAATCAGCAAGATCATCATTTTGGGGATCAAAATGATTTTCAGTTTCTAAACCATTAAGTGCAAGATTTTGGATTAGTCCATTTATTCCGTCTGAATTTTGTTTCCCATATCTTCTCAAGCTGTTAGCTTTCTTAAGCCATGTCCATATAGTTGAATTTTTTTTTGAAAACTTTTCTACATAAATTCTTTCCTCCAATGAAACAGGTTCATCTAGTGAGATCCTCTTAACGATATCCTTAATTTTTAAACGAGTCTTGTTTGTTAGAAACATATTCATAAAAGAAGTTAATGATTTATAAAAGTTTTTTTTAGGAATGTCTTGTCAGTCTTTATTTCAAGAAAAAGTATGTTTTAGGAGGTTTTCAAGGACAAAAATATTCATTCAAAAACAGGTACATTTAATTGGTAATAACGACTACTTAATTTGATTTATATAACTTATGTAAAATAACTCCAATATAAGTTTCTCTAACTAATTTAAGATTTAATTTATAAAAAAAGAATAAGGTAAATTTACATTTACAATCGATCTAAACTTAGAGAGATTAAACCTCTTTTTTCTAGCACAAACTTTTCACATAGAAACAAATGGAAGGAAAATGGACCACCATTTATAGTGGAGATTTACCTCTAAGATCTTGGTGGGTAGATTCAGGTAATGCTTGTGAATATATATCAATAGTTTTACCAGAGGTATTTGGGATTAATAATTGGATAAGGAGTTTTTCTAAAAAATTAGCTAAACAAAATGTTTCTGTATTAGCCTTACCTCTTTACGGTAGAACAGCTCCAAAATTGGATTTAGCAT is a window encoding:
- a CDS encoding LOG family protein, which gives rise to MNDKFKCNFENERSNEVKLVASNLEAILKSSTYKLAHEDIELLNTDEMRGVRMLLEITKPEQVIEKENIISTVIVFGGVHISEEITSKRRLDDAEQLLSSNPKSKSSKINIERLKNLHSLSHYYSAARELSKLISLDSKTKNPHSHVIVTGGGPGIMEAANRGAFDAGCKSIGLNISLPNEQHPNSFITPGLCFKFNYFAMRKFHFVMRSAAAVFFPGGFGTLDELFELLTLRQTGMKKNIPIILFGRSHWEKVINFQFLSDMGLIGENDLSIFQYADTAKEAWNLIKNFS